One window of Carcharodon carcharias isolate sCarCar2 chromosome 25, sCarCar2.pri, whole genome shotgun sequence genomic DNA carries:
- the LOC121269477 gene encoding mth938 domain-containing protein-like — protein sequence MTSPSIASLRWGEMKVEGSDTLYKDCKVWPGGNRMWDWRETGTHHTPGIQPADINEIVNKGVQTLVIGRGMDEALQVPEETLSFIRSKGIVAVVLQTEKAVHQYNKLVKEGVAVGGIFHSTC from the exons ATGACCTCGCCATCTATAGCCTCATTAAGGTGGGGAGAAATGAAGGTTGAGGGTAGTGACACTCTGTACAAGGACTGTAAAGTCTGGCCGGGAGGAAACCgaatgtgggactggagagagacagGAACTCAT CATACACCTGGAATTCAGCCAGCTGATATTAATGAAATTGTAAACAAAGGTGTTCAGACTCTTGTAATTGGAAGGGGAATGGATGAAGCATTGCAA GTGCCTGAAGAGACGCTGTCTTTCATCAGAAGTAAAGGTATTGTTGCTGTGGttctacagacagagaaagccGTGCATCAGTACAATAAACTGGTGAAAGAGGGGGTTGCCGTCGGAGGAATCTTCCATTCAACCTGCTGA